gcaAAGTACTTCCCATCTTTTAATAAAGTATGACtaaatgaataagaaataatgTGCTTATGTTTTTGCTAAAGTGTCCTACCTGCCACCAAAATCTTCCTTGGTTAAAAGATTCTTAACTACACTTCTGCTAGAATCATGAAGGTATTTTAGCATTTTACTACTAGATATTCTCATTTCAATGCCAGCAAAAAGGGGAAGATCAAACAAATAGAGTGAGTCACATATAGCTAAGGCATTTCAAGACATCCAGTTCTTAAAATCCCATGTCGATTTCATTTCTACAGGAAGGGAAATTATActacatcaccaccaccaccaccaccatcatcctcaTCAGCATGGAAGAAACTATAAAGGCAAACTTTTGTCACAATAAtgcttttttgtatatattgtggTCCTCTGAAAATTTTGGAAAGTTATTTCAGTAATGTTTTTGTcatattttaatagaaaatattaatgaaagaaagcagaatgaaatgagataatattaaatAGTCTAGATCATTATTGCTAAGGAAATGATCTTGTTTTTGGTAGccaaataaatctttgttgattgaATTGTAATCCATTTAAGAGTAAGTAAAGACTTTCTCATATAAAATAGTGGACTTTGGTAAGTGGTAGAAACTAGAGGACAAAGCTCAAAGGACAACTAAGGAAATTGGAAAAGAAGAGAGTAATCATAagcaaaattgagaaaaaaatagtgacttttgaaaagaaaagagcagcaagaagaaaaaaaatcaatccacaAACCAGAAGGAAACAGTTTTAGAAAGCTTTTGATTTGTATTCAAAACTAGAACCTTGGCATGTTTTTGGTGGCACAAATAAGTGGAAGTATGACATATGTAATGTGTTTAGCTTTTATGGGAGCCTGTAAGTACTTAGAGTAACTCCTTAAGtttctaatttaaaaatgaagtagGTGTAGGCAGGGGAAATTGCCTTTTAGATATCCTCAAAAAATCACACATAGCAAAAATTAATGgaatttaattccagcaattataattttaaaaagaaaggagagacttTTGAAAACTAATGATAtagattttctttgctttttctttattgcCTATTAAACCCATTTTGAGCACCAAGATAGACCGTGTTGAGTACCAAacaataaatattctttttaaaaatattttatttgttttttttctatttggaggGGTTTAAAACTACACAGCCTTATATTTGGGGGCATTTATGATTTTTAACTGTCAGTGAGAGATATTGTGATAGCTTATGTTTCAGCACATTGTTTTAAGATTCTACCATGGCACTAGTGGGGAAAAATGACAGGGAAATACTTCTGAATCTTAAGATACCTGTTCTGGACTACAGAAATAGACTATGTTGAAGTTgacatattttttcaaataggaGGGGAGTATAACAGGGAATGGTACATGCACAAAGAAACCCTGGTGCTACTCCCCACGTGGGAGAGTTACATGACCATGATATTTGTCTCCTTTGTCTTAGTGGATATCTGCTTTTGGGTTGATGCTGATGATAAAGTGtggtgaaaaaaaatattgctttaaGTAGGGTGTGAGGTTAATTTTTATGCCCAGGCATTTTTTCCAGGTTTCAATCATCTGCATATTACTTATTCTTTCATTTAAGGCAAAGTAATTAGTATCAACCTTCTGACCTTATTAGTCTCCAATGGTCAGGAGAGCAAAGTTCCAGTAGTATGGGTTTCCAATCACATGCTGGGTTTTGCAGGTAGCTTAGGACTGAGGAGCTAGGAGTGACTTTCAAAAGTAATTTTTGAGACTGAGATGAGGGTAACTGGGACAAGGAAACACTGACCACCAATGTGGTTTTGGGGTATGAATTTATGTTGCTCAATGCCATTTAGAAAGTATGCTCTCTGGGTCCATTCAGTACAGGTGAGAGTATGCCCCCACATGCTGTAGGAAAATATTCATAGTTTATTTTTGCTATATTCTCCAAATACATATACTTTGTAAAAGTTTATTGATATTGTCATTAAACAGAACTTAGTAGTTAGTCATTAGTCATGATTAACAATAGGAAAATGccaccagtgggggctcaagtCAATGGCACTAAATAAGAGATAGTCCAAACACTGAAGGGAGACTTAGATCCTTGAGAGGGAAGTGTAGCCACCCTGGCTCTAGGACACTGTACCAGAGCAGATTGCACTGTTGAACCTCTCACACCTTCCTGTTATATATTCAATTTGTAAATAATGagcaattttatatatacacacacatatttaaacaTACAGTTCTATAGTCTCTTtctaaaactttaaaattattgcaggaatgtttattaaaaattagGAATGCTcttctgtgtttttatttttctactttatcTGCCTCTCATATTAGCATATTAGGCTTCTATTTGCTTCATAAAAGAAGTTTAAGAAAGAGTCATGTTGTGTGTTCTCATTTGCTTAGTCTAGgaaattgatgatgatgatggtgatgacatttatatagcacttaaaaatttgtaaagtacactgaaaatattatctcattttgtcctgacaaaaccctaggaagtaggtgatatcataattttacatatgaggaaactgaggcagccagaagttaagtaacttgttagttaacaaagctagtaaatatctgtggCCATATATGAACTCAGAAGTTTTTGACTTCAGGCcaaggattctttcaattacacCATATAACAACATTTAGATATGGATGAGATTGCATATGCCCTCCTCAGTCTATTACAcatcactttctctgcaatttaattttgaaagaatttagcttattttcaacattgataatttttttatttattctgaatCTGACAAATACCAATAAACATAAACATTTCCATgaacaaaaaagaggattatTCATGAAAGCATGAATTTCTATTCCAGTTACTATTAAAGTAACTAGTAAATTTATCATGTTAGAgtgaccaggggtggggaacctgaagccttgaggacacatgtggccctctaggtcctcaagtgtggccctttcactgaaCCCAGTCTTCACAGAACAAACTCTTAATAAAAAAGATCTGTTctgtaaacttggactcagtcaaaagcctGCACCCAAGCTACTGTGCTTACCTTTGTTTCTCTATTTCCATCTCAACTTCCTTCTGatcttttctgtgcatttttaaaaagcttcaaggatggatacatacatacatatatatatatatatatatatatatatatatatatatatatatacacacacacatacacatatacatatacatatatgtatgtgtatatatgcatatgtgtatgtatatatacatatatatttctttttttggcataACTGTTATAAGCCTCCCTTTTCTGAAAAGCCACGCTTCTAATAAAATATCCTTCCcattaaaaataggaataatcaatcaaaacaaaaccccacattATCCACATACAAAAATGTATGCCACATTATACACCTTCAGCCCATCATGTCTCTGTTAGTAGCAGGTAACATACTTCATTACTAGTCTTCTGGAGTTATGATTGTTCATCAAACTGAACAGAATTCTAAActctttaaaaggtttttttttttaatccaccaATGTAGATATCTTAAAACTTGCTCTCCTGGTTCCCCACCATTTCGAACAAGTTTGCCCAAGTTCCTCAGAACTCTTTACTTTCAGTTTTGATAATATCATGATTTCTTCAACTAATCCCAAATTGATACATATTCCATTAATTTCTtatccttccccccaaaaaaagcagttcttatAAATAttggatgtatgtatgtatcctttttttcctgtgttttatCTATTTGGATAATATTCCTAATTGAATTCCCATTGGCTCCAAGTATATTAATGATTGAAAGACTTCAGATATACTTCCAAATATTTCCAGAAAGGCTAGAAAAATTCACATATCCAACAATagttaattatttttcttgtttctcaaaACTGTTCtgtaacattttctctttttatgactCTTTTATCATGAATGTAAGATGGAACCTCAGATTTATAATTAATTTCTCTTATCTTTAGTGATTTGTGGAAATTTTATGATTGAtgataacatctctcatatataacACTTTTTCTCCACTGATGTTGACAAGTCTTGGTACAGATGCTCACCACCTCATTCATTAAATATTACAATACTTGGTCTACTTGACACATCTGTTTCCAgtctagtccattctccactcagcatTCAAAAGGATCTTCTTTAGTAGCCAGGTCTAACCATATTGATCTTATTCTTACAACAAACCCCAAGGAACACCCAtaacctccaggaacaaatatgaaattctatgtctttcaaagtccttcaaaatCTTATCCTCTTACTACTTATTCCAGGCTTATTACACTTCACACAATTAAATGTCTTTCTCACTTTGCCCTATTGGTATTGTTAATATATGGAATATATTATGtttgtgttgttttattttcttttttgtgactttttaaaaatctttatttcaaattattttcttggaATTTCTAGGATTTATCAAGTAGAATATCATCTCTCCCAAAATTAAGCTTTGTCTCCACTTTTcttatgtatattcccttcatttatttttcttataatatTGTTATAACTAGTGTTTCTAGCATTATATATATCATAAGTTGTTAGAGGATATATTTAACATCTACTTTTATTAGTTAGACTTCTAACATTATTATATGAAAAGTAGGTTCTTGATCTGAAATAGTTATTATCTATCATATAAAGGAAACAGACACTTTGACACtttccatatatatttatatagatatagatatatattcaaAAATCTTGGATAGAATTAAATTTTGTacttaaagagatttttttaaattttaataaagcatgtgatttttaaaatttacacaaTCTATTATggttatagttttcctaatattgaaccaaccctgtaCTCCTTGTATAAATCCTCTCTAGTCATAgtttaaaataaacatattttaaaatgttttctttttcctttttacatttttactaatattttgcTCAATATTTTTGATCTGATATTCATTAAAATATTGTTTCATATcaatctttctctgttttgtctcatGATAGACAGGAAACTATAAATTTATATAACAGAGAGAATTTGATGGGATCCATTATTTTCCATTATTGCAAACAATTTTTGTAAtattaaaattaagaattttttgaATCTTCAAAACAATTCACTTTTGAATCCACTTGgccctattttttctctttaaagtttGTGtaaagattatttaatttctttttctgagattaggttatttaagttctctattttcttctattaatctgAGTGCTTTATAGTTTATTAATGTTCatcaattttttatatttattgcaatgcaattggggttgagtgacttgcccaagatcacatatctagtaagtgtcaagtgtctgaggccagatttgaaatcaggtcatctgactccaatgtcagtacctagctgccccaattttctgtatttctattgATAACTTTTTTAGTTAACAGACAAGCTAacaggttattattattattattatatcatcatcatccacTTCCTAGTTTTAccaattcaattattttttctatttctttgatttcCATTTAGTCTGGTCTATCTTTCAGAGAATCTATTTCTtagaaaatatttccattttcttttctaaactgCTTCCCTTGCAATTGCTGTCCCTAGAGCTCTTATTTCACtaagaatttatttaaaacaaaactgaCTTCATTTTTTAGGTATTCATATTCCTTTTGAATGAACCTTTCCCCATGTTCCCATAAGTTTCTGCTTTTTAAATATCTATTCTTAAGGGTTTGTCTTTTAAGCATCTTTGGAATCACAATATTTCTATGCAGTATTAACTTGTATCTTGTTTATTTATATCTCTTGAATGATTTTCTGATTTTTTGCAAGGCCTACCTCCTACTTACCTCTCTTCTGTTCTCAGATGTGGTAGACTGAACCTGTTCCAACTTTCTTCTTGAGCCCCTTTCCCTGGGCTTTCTTTGTTCTATCTCCACTAGTTGGAGGTCTTAGGCTACCCTGAATTCTGAGAGTCTATAGAGCTGCAATTTTCAGTACCCTCTGGAGCATCTCAGGTCACATTACAACACACATTTCTTCTCTTTAGGGTATGCCAGCCTAACTGTCATTCAATATATTCTGACTTCAAAATCCAAGTTTTCAAAAGTGCTTCAGGTTCTTAACTAACCTGATAATTTCCTTTCTGTGCACCaaaatcttcctgcctccacatATAGGACCTGAAGGTTTTAGATAACCTTTGAGAGTATCTGTTCTGCAGTCAGCCTTGCAACTTATTTATCTGTGTTCCCACTAGCTTTTTTGTTGGACTTTTCCAATGCCCTCAggattttgttcttgttttccaGGTAGAATCTTGAGCTAGGCAATAACACTTAGTATATTACCCCATAGAAATGCTTTTAATCATTATTCAACCTAGTACTTGTTTTCATATCTTTCCTGTAGTACATTGGTGGGAAATGTCCTTCCTTTTAACTTTTCACAAGGCCATCTTAACCAAAAATTTCAACATTAATTTATGAGGAAGGTGAAGTGAAATAGTCAACATATCACTCAATCTGGATTCAGAAGACCAAGAACAAATTCATACTTCAATACTAACCACTTTCATGTTCCGGATCTAAGGACTTTATCATCCCTAAGGTCTAAATTCCTCTGGCAAAGAGAAGACTTTGGCATAGCAATCCCCAAGATTCCCTCCATTTCCACCTCTgtaattctattacatttatcCCCAAATGGTTCCTTCTTCTCTTTATGATGTTTTCTGTTCCTACTAATTTGGTCCTACCCATAGAGACTTCTGTTGGCTCACTGTTTCCTTTGCAAAAAGGAGATATCCAGATATAAGGGCATTTCAGGTCCTCTATTTCCTTTTACTCATATACCCTTACTTTTTGCTTGTAACACTTCCTTTCCCTGAAATATTATTTAATGTCCCTTCCTTCCTGAGTTATATTTTTTAATGCAGTGTGCCATCATAAGCTTAACTCAACAATTCTCCCTTTGTTTTCTTAATAGCTGTCAGAAAATTAAATTTCTGAAAAAGACTAAACTCTTTTATCATTTAAGTTTCTAAAGTAataatttatcttattttatgctatagtgaattctttatatttttcagtTCCTGTTGTTTGAGGAATTTCTATACCATTTGCCCTGTTTATCATGATAGGAATTATTCAAGTACTTCCCTCCTGCTGAAAATTcatctttaaatttaatttttttttcagagtataTAATTTTCTggtacaaaaattattttctttgcttttaaaaatatcattcttccattttttaaaaaaatcatagacaAGTAGTATGTGTATGGAAATCAGACTCCTTCATAGTGGTAGAACTTCTTATTTCCATGGTCTTTGTTACTTAATTCTAGAATTTGATCACACCATTTCTGGGTGCcttgaaattaaaatttctttctgtTAACATCCTATTAATTTTATCACCTGGTCATTTTGACCTAGGTTTCAAATACTTTTAAACAATTTCCTTGTATAAATTTTTGAAAGGTCTTTTTTAAGAATtcttatttcattgtatttttctgGGAGACCAATAAATCTCAGATTTTCTTGTGACATTCTATCCTTAAATTTAGTTGTTTTGGCTTGTAGCAATTTatggttttttaaatgtttaaaatttacTTCCATTAATTATCCTTTTATCTCTGAGTTCTTATATTTCAAAACTGTGTATAGCATTTTCAAATAAaccactgatttaaaaaaattctctgtcATTGAAACAGAGCAGCACTCTGgaaagataaatagatttgaAACCAGAAGAGACACATGCTTTGTCACTGTGGgaccttgaacaaattacttCACACCTCAAGGTCCAGCTCAAAAATATATAATCCATGATTCCATCTAAACAATACATTCTCTCATTGATTTTTCTATGAAATATTTAATTCTTGCTAATTtccattgtcattttccttttttctgttttgaaagcacaaatatacatacatatatttgtatgtatatatatatgtgtgtgtgtgtgtatatttgtatatatatgtatatatatttgtatatatatatatgtatgtatatttttttttctcatagcaACTCCAGTAAATGTCTCATTCAAGCATTTGTGAggtgaatatattttaaataactttCTTAAAGTCACTcaactagttagtgtcagagCAAGGACATGAACTTATCTTCATATATCCAAGATGAAGTCATTTTTCTCACCTTACCACACTTTTGTATTTTCTTGGTattattaaacttaaaaatttgAGAGCCAACAGAGACTTTAGCCATTTAATTATACGCCCTTAATTTACATATAAGTGAATTGTTTGCCAGTGTGATAAAGTGACTCAGAATCATCTAGTCCCATTCCTTTCTTTAATCAAAGAGGTGGGGGACCTAGGCAAAGTCTCACagttttcctgtttgttttttttaagtgattaTTTGGTCTCCAAAATCACTTTGTAGTTTCCTAAGATATTTTAGTAATCATTTCTAGAAGTCTCTCTGATTTCATAATGGAGATTTTCTTCTGAGCTTTTGcattgctttaaattttttcctcAGATATGTGAGATAATATGGATACTTATCCATTTTTATCCCCTCTATCgatttttctgtgaagtttcTTTGTGATTCTTTACAGTCCCTTCTTTCATGGccattttctacctttctttgatTAATTACTTGCTGTTTTGAAAAGATGAGATGAGCTAGGATTTGATATAACCTGTAATTTAGCAATCttataaaaatcttattttttaaatcagtaatttttttttaatttttaatgcaaCTTTATTATCCTAATTTGAAAAGTATTAAGAGTACAATAAAGATCACCCCAATTCCATATGATAATTCAAGATGCTTTTTCTTTAGGAAGTGCTACCTCTGGGAAGGAATATTCAGAAGGGGGGAAATGATCCTGCAATCCAACCAGAAGCAATATCACCTTCTAAGAAACAGAGCAATTTTTCTAAGCTTCCCTGGGCTTTGGTCAGCTTTAACTGGCTAAGTATCAGATTATGCTTGTTTAGATCTTGAAAACTACCACTTGTGGAAAAGGTGGTATGAAGCTCCTCCATGTCACAGCAAGCCTGTTGGAGATCGTCTTGTATACTGGTTGGGAGACCAAGGACCTGAGGCATGAGGTCCATGAAGGCCGACTGTAATCTCAGAGAAATTCTGCAGGACATGTGCAGAGTCAGGGCTTCAAGGAACTCTAAGTCTGATAACTTTGTATCACCATCGACATTTTCAAACTGGCTCCACTTGATCCACAGCTCAAAAAGGGCCTTATGGCTATTCTGCCCATCCACAGAACCTTGCTTTCTTTGATAAGCCCATTCAATTGCTTCATAGAGATGGTACAAGAGTTTTCTGATGTTGTTCCTGGCACCTCTGATATTTTCCAATGCCTGCTTATACACCTGGGGCTGGAGGTGGCTTGGCAGAAAACGTAGTGATGTGAAGTAGGCTGTGCCTTTTGAAGACACGTCTCCAAAACaacctctatcttcctcctcATTTGGCAAGAGTGGGAAGTATTTGTCCATAGTCATTTTGCATTCTTCTagtatttctttctcctcttgggTTTCAGACCAGATTTTCTCTTCATCAGACACAGACCTTGTGCTCACATTACTGAGGCTTATGGCATCGTCCTTGCTCGAGTAACCACTACTGGCATTCATCAATGAATCACTTTCTTTTGATGGTTGAGCTTTGTCAGGTATGATCTCTTTAGATGAAGGCGATATCTCCTGTGGTACTTGTGGTATGCTCATTCTCTCTTGGCTGATAGGCTCACTTGAAACTTTGTCAGTAAGCCTAGCTTCAACCTCTTTTGCATCAGTAAGTATCTCAGAGACAGTCTTCTCCATCTGTGATGGGCTTGTTCTGGTTTCTGCTAGATGGAGAGTCTCTTTGCCAACAGTGGATATACAGTCCATGCAAGACTCCTTTATGCCAGTAGCAGTGATATGGATAAAGCTATACCCAGCCCTTTTTTCTTCCCAGTACAATACTTGGGCtgggcctgagagcaagggctggccagAGTCCTGCTCCCggttgctcccacaccaactgcaaaaggaaagagaataaatcagtaatttttaaaaagaaaaacaggaatgcATATacaataacaaataattttaagatttaaactaaagattaattttaaagatatctttcttcaaatatttaatttctttcaaatattcctctaaaattcaattttatttatattattttttctaaaatagtaataatttgCCAAAAGTCTATCATAAATCCAAATATTcagtgaaaacaaaaaaagagatgtcTTAACTTTATCAAATAACAAAATTTGGTGTAAATTGCAAAATGATTTAAATTTGATAAAATAGAGAGCTGAATAAATTCTACAGAGatgatagaaatggaaataatcacaATATTAAACTACTACAATTTGagataaataagagaaaatagaataaaagattCTAAAAATGAAACCTTTGAGAATGCAAAGGATTTCATACCATGAAAGTAAAACCATATGAGGTTTTAgctgaatacatttttaaatcatTGCCAATTAGCAAAAATTCAGTATATAATGTAAATCATTTCTATACCAAGCAAACAGtattctataaattgttctgatgGTGTCAAATTGTATATCTAAGCCAAGGAAGTATGTGTTATATAAATTACCATTGGAATACTTTTTAAATACAAATGTTACAGAAGCATATTCACACACTCCTTTGGGGTCATTTCTACCAGAGGGATAATTTTTGTTAGGAATTTTAGTTCAGTAGTGTCTTCaatatttgttttttcaaatttatataaaGAAAGTTATTGCATATTTGTGCATTTAGTTTATCTTTAGTTTGTTGTGAATGTTTATTATAGCTTAAAGTAAAAATATCTAAATATAATTTTACTGGAATTCTTCAGATCTAAAATTGTACTGTTTTGAACAAAATTTTATTGACATTTAGTTAATCTATTATTACTAGAATAcaattgtcattttactttttttcaaataaaaatatttttcccccaaaggcaACAGTTTTAATTCATCCAAGATTTGAACTGGCAAAATCCACAGGGCTTGAAGGTGCAAAGATAAATTCCCTTGTTTCAATGAGCTTGATTGGAGAGAGAAGTGACATTGCAGATGAAGATACATGATAATTATGGTATACTAGGCCAGACCTGAATAAGGCCTAAGCAGTAGCTCAGGTCTGGTATTGGAGTGCAATGAAACAATGATAACCCATCTAAAAATGGAGATTTACCTAGCTAGAGCAGAGGAAGGACATTCAGAATAGAGAAAGACTTAAGAAAAGATAACACTTTGATTCCCATTGTTCATTCTGGTAATTTGCAACCAGAAGCTGAAGGGATGGTATTTGGTCTCTCATATCCTGGTTATTGTACTCAGGAACTGAGGAAGCTATATCCATTGCCTGCATCTTAATGTCCCAAGTGAATATGTCAAGCACAGTTCCAATAACACAAGCAaattgcctatggtcacacaactaaaaagTGTATTGGACAGTATTTTGAATGCAAATCTTAGTAACTCCAAGTACAATGCTTTATCCATTCATCTACCCAAATACTTAATCCAGCACAAAATCCAAGATTGTTAAGTGTATTGCTTTACATTAGTATCATGATTTTATAGTCACTAATAATGAGATATATAATGTAAAGCATGCAATCAAAATCCTCTGAGGAGTTTTAAAAAATTCCCttggcttcttttttctttgaattagATGCTTCcatgttattgtttttcttttctacataGTTTTAGGTATATCTGAAGAAATACTGTAAAACAAACTTTGATTTATTCTCTTAAAATATTATGTGTTTTTCAagttatattatacatatacaaaaatgtatatacagatatacatacatatatgtaggtgGCATGTATGTATTCTGGATATTATTTTGGTCTTTCAAACAGGCAGACATTTGCTTTTTGGTTATTAAACACTTTAGTGACAGTTTTGAATTATGAAgccttttggcttttaaagtttaCGACACATTTCTCATTGTACTTCTAAAAGgagtgtacatgtatgtgtgtatggaatATATTTTGCCCTTTCCCATTTAAATCTATAACTAATAATGAGTAATTCTGTGAAAGCGTTTAGAGGAACTTGTATACCGTAGAATCATGCAGGAATGTTAATgtccatatgcatatatacacatgcagtcAACGCTCAATTTATTTTGGGGGGCGGGGTAACACTCCTAGGGAACATGCAGAAGTCCAAAATGTTGACACATTTAACCTAAGAGAAATAGGGGGTTAGGTTTCTGTGACCACCAAAAACTATAATCTTTCACTAGATACAGCTGAAAATGCACTTTTCTGCATATA
This Trichosurus vulpecula isolate mTriVul1 chromosome 2, mTriVul1.pri, whole genome shotgun sequence DNA region includes the following protein-coding sequences:
- the LOC118837340 gene encoding perilipin-3-like, producing MGYHSPESWCGSNREQDSGQPLLSGPAQVLYWEEKRAGYSFIHITATGIKESCMDCISTVGKETLHLAETRTSPSQMEKTVSEILTDAKEVEARLTDKVSSEPISQERMSIPQVPQEISPSSKEIIPDKAQPSKESDSLMNASSGYSSKDDAISLSNVSTRSVSDEEKIWSETQEEKEILEECKMTMDKYFPLLPNEEEDRGCFGDVSSKGTAYFTSLRFLPSHLQPQVYKQALENIRGARNNIRKLLYHLYEAIEWAYQRKQGSVDGQNSHKALFELWIKWSQFENVDGDTKLSDLEFLEALTLHMSCRISLRLQSAFMDLMPQVLGLPTSIQDDLQQACCDMEELHTTFSTSGSFQDLNKHNLILSQLKLTKAQGSLEKLLCFLEGDIASGWIAGSFPPF